Genomic DNA from Euwallacea similis isolate ESF13 chromosome 11, ESF131.1, whole genome shotgun sequence:
GTCGTTTTCTATTGCGAACCTTACTTCATGTGCAGACCTAGATAGCATTCTACGTATAAATCATTCATaatgtaaaagaaatttaatttgtttttttttttaatttgtaagcAACTTTAATAGTGGGGCACAGCGAGACATGCCATCACTGTGTACTCCATTAACAGTCGTTTCGCTGTGGACCATGGTGCGCACCCCTAAAAGAAAGGTAAAAATCACGCATCATTAAGAAAGAAAAACTCTGTCAGAGAAATCTAATGACGATAAACCATAAGAGATTATAATGTACAAACGAAAGGAATAAGCTTCGAGACTTACAAACGAAACGCATGAGCTACAACAGCTACAAACGAATCGAATAAGGTACGATGCCTGCAAACGAAACGCATAAACTATGAGAGCTACGAATGAAATTAATCAGCTACAAGACCTAGCTGATCCACAAAATcgataaaatgttaaatttagcAACTACAGAATACACTTGTTATTAATTGTACTGTCGCCCATAGACTTGcatcattatttaaaatttgcaaccTTTTGTTTCATTATAGAACACTCTCCCCTACACGCTCGAGGTATTTCAAGGTATTTTCGAGGCATTTTCAAGGTATTTCGTTGTGCAAAAATTCATGAGCAATCTACCCCTCGGAGAAATTTCAAGATATTCGACATCTTATTCAGAAAACTGTTATGAAACGATGCTGCCTTTCAAATGGCTATAACACGTTATTTAGGTTTACATCATGTAACTATCGCTGGTACTACCACAAGAAATTGAGACcgaaaatattgaattgaGAGGTTGCAGAATATTCTACAGTACTTTCTCCTCGGCCACAAtgcaaaatatgtattaattcCGACCAAATGACATCGCAGTAGTTGCTCTCTTTCTGCATTTATTATTGTTGCAGCTTTCTTGTAGATATCTAGACCGATAGTTTTTAGGACTATAAATGGCTAGATATGTGCAATAACTTCATCCATAGCGTACCAACAAATCGGACGAGGTCGTTCGTAAAAGTGATTTCATTAATAAGGCATTGTGGATTAGTGGGAGTAGTACTACAAGTTAAGAAGATGTAATTAGGAGAAAACGTCCTCCAAAGCTGCAAACAGATTTTCAATGTTTGGCCCAGATTCTTTTCGTGAACGCTATTAGGCAACTATTACTTAGATGAGCACGGGCGTGGCTGAAAAGCGGTGTAATTGGGCGTAGCTACGCATGACTATCCGTGACATGATTCCCAATGATTGACGCTTCCCATAAGGACCACTATTAAACAATACAAGGTGAACCTCAAGaaggggttttccttttaacacaacataaaactaaacaaactctgtatgtaacatttttcaaaatcttaaaaacaatCGAACTATGCGCGTatgagaaaaagtaaaaaaagtacgggatttttgaaataaccaattttctaAGTTCAACAGGTGTATGGGTCGCAGTAAGACGATCCGTGAGATCACCAGACCTATATCCGTGTAATTTTTATCCGTTGAGTTATACGAAAAGTTTGTTGTTTACAACTGAAATTAACACGGTGGCAGAGCTGCGTGAACGGAGAGAAAACGCCGTAGAAATTTTTCGTGGAAAAAGGTCCCTTTTAACAGCATGTAAAGTCGTGACTAAGGCGAGCGATAATTTGTGTAAATGCGACCAATAACAACAATTTCGAACACCTTTTGTAGCCAATCTCGGAATGAACGATGATTTAAAggatttgttatttattaaaacttttacacGCGCATACTTCGGTTGCTtatgatatttcgaaaaaaacgttacataaaattttgcttGGTTTTTTTGAGCTCTAcgtcgtgttaaaaggaaatcCCTAAGACTCGCCCTGTATCTAATAGTCACACGTGTGGTTTTAAGACTCAAAACTGCTTAAGGGCAAAAGGCCACGTGTTTTCTTGTAGTTCCTATAGACCCAATTTCGACTTTTCTACCATACAATAACGAAGAAGACGGGTGTAAATGGTAAACGCAATGTGGCACATGCCATTGGGCAGCTGCTGTCTTGCACCTGATGAACCACCTCATGACATCCAGCAAATTAGTACCCAATTGGAAACTTTAGAGGGAAACAAAGTACCATATTCAATGAGAAATCTATTGAAGAAGTCGCGATAAGGAAAAAGAGCTGTGAAATAGGCAATATTGGTTTACTAGTAGTCACAATATGGTTTTCTTTGTATGGTAAACTGCTCACCTGCtgataatataattttaatttaacatctGTCGTCCGAAAtataaagggtgatcattaaaaaacctcaagtaggcgttgaaatatcagaggcatgTCGTGGATAAATTCATATGTTATCAGTTGTGAGtcagatgtttgatggtaaGTAGCAAAATGGattaatcaacgccctacgtttacggCTTCATCAAATGAATTAATCCTCTGACTTCtcacatttaaatattttcaagagtTTATCATATGACGTTTTTCTTGTAGAGATTGGTCGCCTGGTGGACTTAATGCCCAGCAGCCCTTATCCGTCGTAACAACGGTGTGGGGAGTCACCACGTCTTCGCATTCGGGGGGTTCCCTTGAGGCCAACGCAGGACCAGGCAGCCCTGCGACTGCAGGCTATTACGCCAAAACTCAGCCCCATTCGGGATACGGAAATCAGGCCAATTTCAGGAATAATGGGTGAGTACCACTCTGTAGTTTAACCACCGGAACTTGCCACTGTGAGAAAGTGAAGACGCTGAGTTCACACCCCCTTTTTGATGTCAAGTGAGACGCATCGTTGAACACtggtttatttaaatgttgtcTATGTCTTCTTGAGTTGCAATTAAATATATACGGGgcgttctattaaaaaaactcgcTTTATCAGCGGAAAAGGGAAGTGAAAAACTGATCAAATGTCTACTCAGAGAAACCACTCTGAGGCTTTAAATTTCTCAGAGAAAGATATATTAATCGTGTATTTGAAATCATCTACTTGAATCTTAGTTCTGAAAATAACGCAAAATATAGTCGACGTAAGAAGGGTGATTGAATTTTCACCCAGAAGAACCCCCACTTCAGAGCTCTAAAACCAAAATTAGTAGAGGCATGGATAAAGCGTtagaggggggggggggtagtTTGGTTCCCTGACCGGCAGTCTTTTTTAGGGGTAGGGGAgtggtgattaaaaatttcgtccAGGATGTTAGATTTGCTAAGGCCAGCCCTGGCCTAGAGAAACAAGTATGCAAAATCGTCCACTTGAATCGTAGTTTAAAAGTATCGAAAAATATAGGGggtgtttaattaaaaaaagtcgaaTTCCTGACCTTTAAATGACATGAAGATTATTTACTAGTGCTAGACCCCATATTCTCGAGTATCTCGAAATAGGAAGTGAAGGATATAGGATCTTGGGTTAgtaaatagtaaaataaaatagttctCAACTGGCAGATTTCCTTCCTTAAATAGATCATTCCCTAATTAGATCTCGTCCCCAAACGGAATCGTTCATATTGCACTCTTCCAACGCCCCACAAATGGGGGTGAGAGGATGAGTCATGTGACTGCCCTAATTCTCATTGATTTCAGTTACGATGGTagcaaaaaaatcagaaatttttagCGAAATTAACACGTTTCAAGTGACTTTGAGCCGAAAAGCTGGTACATTCAGAACCATCGAAGACGCCCACCTTCCCACTAAAATCTCTACCTACATTTCTCGGAAGAAAGGCCCATTTCTAAAACGGGGATTTTCAATGGTCTGTTTCGAAACATTCGGGTTCTAAAGACGACATCTGCCCATCACTTCAAGGTTTATGGTCACGTACACAACTGAAATGAGCAGTGGGAAAAGAGAGAACCGTGACGAAGGCTGGTAAAGTGGTCGAGAACCATAAACAAGTCTTTAGGGCTAAGACATACCGCCCTGTGTCAAAACATGGGTTCCGTTGTAAACGGCGGCAAAGGTACCTCGAAGAACGAAGATAAATAATAGTGCCGAAGTAGAACCCTAAGACTTTCGGGGGTTCGATAGTACAAAAAGTCGTTGGAATATTTGGAAACATGCGTCAGCCATGTCTAAAATTTTACCCTAAATTAAAAGGCTCATATTCGGCATTGTTTGGGTCTTTCTCTCCCTCTAATACGGTCCCCTATAAGCGTTGACAATCGTCGATAGCCCTCGAAAATCAATTGTGCTTTACCCACCGGTTTAAGCAAACGAAATATAGTTTTTCTCACACTGCTCCCCACGATTTGTTTGAATGGAAATCATCGGCATGGGACTGTTTTATAACTGCTTTAATGCGTCAGTGTTTGCAACTGCCCCAATGACGATATAACTGGGTTAAAAAGCCGAACAAACATGGGAATTAAACCCTTTAAATGACCTTTAACTGTAACAATGGTCTTCTATTACAGTCTAAACAGTTATGGCCCATGCCTAAATGGCATGAACCATCCAGACCCGTCTGGCGGCGGGTACTCGAACCAAGGGAACGCTCTCAGCACCGCCGCCATGGTGGCGGCGGCCACTGCTACCGCCACAGCGACCGCCAGCGTCGTCGCTCTCCAAGACAACCAGTTTGGCAATCAGCAATATATCCAGGGCTACCAGAGAATGATGCCCATGAACAGCATGAACCCCATGGTGATGAACAACATGAATAACATGAACCAGATGGGCGGCATGCACAATATGGCTCCAGGGATGGGGGCGAATATGGGTAAGTAATTCACATGCTGGATGAGAAGTATTCTAACTTTGTGTTGCAGCAATGGGACATAAATTTGCGGGAGGGCCTCATCAAGTTCAAGGGAATTCGAATTTGATGTATCCCAATAGGAGGATGACTCCGTATCCTTCTCCAGCAATGCACATGACTCAAAAAAGACAGAATTATGTGAATCCAGTTATTAGTCCTGGGAAAAGTGGGCCTCCTATGGCCTCCATGGGACCTAATATGAGTTCAGTAAATCCTAATTTCAATGCCAATAACCAGTATGGAAGCTATGGAGCTCGGCAGCCCAGCTTCAATCAGTATCCAACTCAGCAACCCCTGGGGCCCACTGGGACCTTCGGTCCAAGTTCTGGAAGTATGGCAAACTCCAGACAACTAAGAGGCTCCACGCCTCCCTACACCAACCAAACGCAGTATTTTAACACTTCAATGAACCAATTTCCTTCCAATAATTCTGGACAGTATATGGGCAGTTCTGGACACAGTGGTAACTTACCCTTAAACTTaacaaaaaactgaattaatcccatttttttagttcCAGCGCAATACACTTCACCAAATCACCAATTCCAGCCTGATATGACTGTGCGAGCCAACATGAACTACCAGCACAGCCCCATTCCAGGCAACCCCACACCCCCTCTTACCCCTGCTAGCAGCATCCCCCCTTATGCCAGCCCTAATCCAGATATTAAGCCCAGTTTCAACGAGATGAAATCACCGGTTGCACAAAGTAAGTCCGGATTCTAACTGAAGAACCTGTGCGCAATGGAATATTTCAGAGGACGACGAGTTGCGTCTCACCTTCCCTGTGAGGGATGGAATCATCCTTCCACCTTTCAGACTGGAACACAATTTGGCTGTGAGTAACCACGTGTTTCAGTTAAAGCCGACAGTTCATCAGACGTTGATGTGGCGATCCGATTTGGAGCTACAACTCAAATGCTTTCACCACGAAGATAGAAACATGAACACGAACTGGCCTACTAGTGTTCAGGTAAggaaaaataaggaaaataacAGTGAATATCTGATAATTGTGAGTACAAAATAACTGTGACCTTAAAGTAATTGTTACCATACGGTAACTTTGTTGAAATGGTAATTCTGTTTAGGTAGGGACTGTAATTGCGTAGCAATTGTGACCACGATTTCGACGACATAGCAACTGTAATCACATAGTAATTTTTGCTACATAGCAATTGTAACTATATAGTAACTTTACTGCGAATAAAGTGGCAAAATATTAAGATATCGAAAACATTGACTATAGTGGAAAGCGTCCTATGCGTTTTTGTATACACATATTAACTGTGTCTTCATTAGTAACTGAAACTACATTATGACTCCACAGTAACCATGACCATAATATATCTAATAATTACATAGTAATTTTTACCATACAGTAATTATGACTACATATTAACTGTGACCACCCATATCTAGAATTCTTTCCCTCTTTCCAGGTGTCAGTCAACGCCACTCCTCTGTTGATCGACAGGGGTGAAAACAAGACCTCCCATAGGCCGTTGTACCTGAAGGACGTGTGTCAACCCGGCAGAAATACGATACAAATCACTGTAGCCGCTTGCTGTTGCGTAAGGAATATCCTCAAttttcaatgatatttttgttcaaatgtGACAAAATTACAGTCGCATCTCTTCGTTCTCCAACTGGTCCATCGGCCCAGTGTGAGATCGGTTCTGCAAGGTCTCTTGCGCAAACGACTGCTCACAGCAGATCATTGCATCGCCAAAATCAAGAGGAATTTCAATAGTACAAGTTCAGGAGTTAATGATAGAGACGCAGTGGAGCAAACCGCTCTTAAGGTAGGTAGAATCAAAATGGTTACATTTTGTAGGGTTTTGTCGTTACTTTGAATAAGACGAGCAGGGTTTGGACCTTTTCCTGGCTAATAAATTATCAACAATGTTTCAGGTGTCTCTAAAATGTCCCATAACTTTCAAACGAATAACCTTGCCAGCAAGAGGGCACGAATGCAAACACATACAATGTTTTGACCTAGAAAGTTATCTTCAGCTCCATTGCGAAAGAGGTTCTTGGCGATGTCCAGTGTGCAAGTGAGTCTCTCCATTACTTCCTAAtatacaatttacaaaatttctataaaatagtAAACCTGCCCAATTGGAGGGCCTAGAAGTTGACCAATACATGTGGGGAATCTTGAATAGTTTATCGACCAATGACGTGGAGGAGGTGACGATTGACAGCTCTGCCAATTGGAAAGCTGCAAGGAGCGGAATAAAGGTTTGACTAAATGGTGAAGGTTTCTCAGTAGATTAATGGAAATCTGTTTAGTTGGAGGACGAGGGTAATGAAACGTGTTCTTCCAAGAGGATGAATAAACCCATGTCTCCTGGAAGTATGACGTTGCCTACAATGAATAATTGGGACATGTCACAGGCAATGTCGCCTTATTTACCTCCTGATATGAACAGCATTGCTAGCGGGTCCATGATCGCTGGCGCTCAGGGAATGAACAATGGAAATAGAGgtaagttaaataaaaaaatccgtATTAAAGTTAcgctaaaaatattctttgttATTCCAGGAAATGGACAAGACTCTAGTATGAGCCAGGAGTATCTGGGAGGCGGAGGCCCCTTATCGCACCTCAGCGAAACTGTGAACACCTTAGATCCATTAAACGCCATCGAAAAAAGTCTTAATGAACAGGTAAATACTGagcaaataatgaaaaaactttactttgaagaataacattttcagATGCCTCATACGCCTCACACACCGCATACTCCGCACACCCCGCACACGCCCCACACCCCCGGAGGGGCTACCACCGGTCCGCCCAGCGTTTCGCCTGCAATAAATGAAAACCAGCACGCCACTGGCGCTTGCAGCAGCACTGGAAATAATTGCGACACCAATGAAGCCATTCCCGATATTCCCAGCGATTTGAACTTTGATCCTGCGGCCGTCATTGCGGGGGAGGGGACGGGGCAGGAGGCGTTGAATGTAAGTATATAGATAGAGAAAGAGCGGGAGAGAGTAGGGACGCGATTTTGAAGAGGATGAGAGAAAGACTTAGTGTTATTTGAGTCTTCAAAATGAAGTCATACAATTCATATGGACGACTAAACACTGTTGAGATTAAGTCAAAATGGCGTTAATGAATCACATAAGCTTCACTGTTCAGTTATTCAAGATAGCGTCAATTGATATATCCTACAACCAATCAAATAAGAGAAGCCTTGTAGAATCTAATTACGAAATAATATGCGGAGTGTACTATCTAAAAAAACGACTCGGAAAGcgcgaaaattgaaaacatctTCTGCATTCTTTTCCcaccattttatttatttaagttggCGTGAGATGACGTTTTGGTTGAAAAGACGAGCGGAGGACTAAACCATTTCATAACCTCTACCAAGGCAAAAACCGATCAGTTGTCCGCCCATCCTCACTAAATGTAATAAAGGACGCCATCTCAACAAGGACAGTCGAACGACTGAATCCGCTAAAAGCCATTCAAGAGCTCTCAGCTGgttaatttaacaataacccattatttttgttttagctTTTGCCGGACAGTGTGGACCCAATGGAGCTGCTTTCCTACCTGGATCCGCCAGACCTAAATACCCCCCCGAGCAGCGGAAGTAGTTCGGGACAAAACAACACGTCCGCCAATGACGACATTTTAGCCTTATTCGAATAAAATAGTTCCTCTTAGCTAAGTTGTGAGTGAAAATGTGTGATATTGACGTATGTAGAAGCTAAGAAGAGGCGTTTCTTGTGCATCTGATAAATAGAGACGATACGTGAAGATAGATGAACTCTCTACACGGGCCAGAAAACAAAATGATTAGAACGCAATGTCTAAATCAAAgtattctaaataatttccTGTATATCTCTTGTAAATATGTacttaaatagaaatttatcaTATAGATTATATATTCGTAATAACTCTCTCTTTTGGCGGGGTGAAATTTTGCGTGGGACGACTTTGGAATTTCCAGAATTTTCCACTCGGCAAAATAGGAAAATAACGGCCTGTGACGTAGAAAAATGTAGCATTAACACAGACAGTAATAATAAATCGATTAAATATAGTTATATAACAGAACGGAAAATCGATACTTTCCGCCCTGGAAAGTAGACATACTCGGAACCAAATTTAGGA
This window encodes:
- the tna gene encoding zinc finger MIZ domain-containing protein 1 isoform X2, with the translated sequence MLGYTTYRDWSPGGLNAQQPLSVVTTVWGVTTSSHSGGSLEANAGPGSPATAGYYAKTQPHSGYGNQANFRNNGLNSYGPCLNGMNHPDPSGGGYSNQGNALSTAAMVAAATATATATASVVALQDNQFGNQQYIQGYQRMMPMNSMNPMVMNNMNNMNQMGGMHNMAPGMGANMAMGHKFAGGPHQVQGNSNLMYPNRRMTPYPSPAMHMTQKRQNYVNPVISPGKSGPPMASMGPNMSSVNPNFNANNQYGSYGARQPSFNQYPTQQPLGPTGTFGPSSGSMANSRQLRGSTPPYTNQTQYFNTSMNQFPSNNSGQYMGSSGHSVPAQYTSPNHQFQPDMTVRANMNYQHSPIPGNPTPPLTPASSIPPYASPNPDIKPSFNEMKSPVAQKDDELRLTFPVRDGIILPPFRLEHNLAVSNHVFQLKPTVHQTLMWRSDLELQLKCFHHEDRNMNTNWPTSVQVSVNATPLLIDRGENKTSHRPLYLKDVCQPGRNTIQITVAACCCSHLFVLQLVHRPSVRSVLQGLLRKRLLTADHCIAKIKRNFNSTSSGVNDRDAVEQTALKVSLKCPITFKRITLPARGHECKHIQCFDLESYLQLHCERGSWRCPVCNKPAQLEGLEVDQYMWGILNSLSTNDVEEVTIDSSANWKAARSGIKLEDEGNETCSSKRMNKPMSPGSMTLPTMNNWDMSQAMSPYLPPDMNSIASGSMIAGAQGMNNGNRGNGQDSSMSQEYLGGGGPLSHLSETVNTLDPLNAIEKSLNEQMPHTPHTPHTPHTPHTPHTPGGATTGPPSVSPAINENQHATGACSSTGNNCDTNEAIPDIPSDLNFDPAAVIAGEGTGQEALNLLPDSVDPMELLSYLDPPDLNTPPSSGSSSGQNNTSANDDILALFE
- the tna gene encoding zinc finger MIZ domain-containing protein 1 isoform X1, which gives rise to MLGYTTYRDWSPGGLNAQQPLSVVTTVWGVTTSSHSGGSLEANAGPGSPATAGYYAKTQPHSGYGNQANFRNNGLNSYGPCLNGMNHPDPSGGGYSNQGNALSTAAMVAAATATATATASVVALQDNQFGNQQYIQGYQRMMPMNSMNPMVMNNMNNMNQMGGMHNMAPGMGANMAMGHKFAGGPHQVQGNSNLMYPNRRMTPYPSPAMHMTQKRQNYVNPVISPGKSGPPMASMGPNMSSVNPNFNANNQYGSYGARQPSFNQYPTQQPLGPTGTFGPSSGSMANSRQLRGSTPPYTNQTQYFNTSMNQFPSNNSGQYMGSSGHSVPAQYTSPNHQFQPDMTVRANMNYQHSPIPGNPTPPLTPASSIPPYASPNPDIKPSFNEMKSPVAQKDDELRLTFPVRDGIILPPFRLEHNLAVSNHVFQLKPTVHQTLMWRSDLELQLKCFHHEDRNMNTNWPTSVQVSVNATPLLIDRGENKTSHRPLYLKDVCQPGRNTIQITVAACCCSHLFVLQLVHRPSVRSVLQGLLRKRLLTADHCIAKIKRNFNSTSSGVNDRDAVEQTALKVSLKCPITFKRITLPARGHECKHIQCFDLESYLQLHCERGSWRCPVCNKPAQLEGLEVDQYMWGILNSLSTNDVEEVTIDSSANWKAARSGIKLEDEGNETCSSKRMNKPMSPGSMTLPTMNNWDMSQAMSPYLPPDMNSIASGSMIAGAQGMNNGNRGKLNKKIRIKVTLKIFFVIPGNGQDSSMSQEYLGGGGPLSHLSETVNTLDPLNAIEKSLNEQMPHTPHTPHTPHTPHTPHTPGGATTGPPSVSPAINENQHATGACSSTGNNCDTNEAIPDIPSDLNFDPAAVIAGEGTGQEALNLLPDSVDPMELLSYLDPPDLNTPPSSGSSSGQNNTSANDDILALFE
- the tna gene encoding zinc finger MIZ domain-containing protein 1 isoform X3; protein product: MLGYTTYSLNSYGPCLNGMNHPDPSGGGYSNQGNALSTAAMVAAATATATATASVVALQDNQFGNQQYIQGYQRMMPMNSMNPMVMNNMNNMNQMGGMHNMAPGMGANMAMGHKFAGGPHQVQGNSNLMYPNRRMTPYPSPAMHMTQKRQNYVNPVISPGKSGPPMASMGPNMSSVNPNFNANNQYGSYGARQPSFNQYPTQQPLGPTGTFGPSSGSMANSRQLRGSTPPYTNQTQYFNTSMNQFPSNNSGQYMGSSGHSVPAQYTSPNHQFQPDMTVRANMNYQHSPIPGNPTPPLTPASSIPPYASPNPDIKPSFNEMKSPVAQKDDELRLTFPVRDGIILPPFRLEHNLAVSNHVFQLKPTVHQTLMWRSDLELQLKCFHHEDRNMNTNWPTSVQVSVNATPLLIDRGENKTSHRPLYLKDVCQPGRNTIQITVAACCCSHLFVLQLVHRPSVRSVLQGLLRKRLLTADHCIAKIKRNFNSTSSGVNDRDAVEQTALKVSLKCPITFKRITLPARGHECKHIQCFDLESYLQLHCERGSWRCPVCNKPAQLEGLEVDQYMWGILNSLSTNDVEEVTIDSSANWKAARSGIKLEDEGNETCSSKRMNKPMSPGSMTLPTMNNWDMSQAMSPYLPPDMNSIASGSMIAGAQGMNNGNRGKLNKKIRIKVTLKIFFVIPGNGQDSSMSQEYLGGGGPLSHLSETVNTLDPLNAIEKSLNEQMPHTPHTPHTPHTPHTPHTPGGATTGPPSVSPAINENQHATGACSSTGNNCDTNEAIPDIPSDLNFDPAAVIAGEGTGQEALNLLPDSVDPMELLSYLDPPDLNTPPSSGSSSGQNNTSANDDILALFE